The Rhizobium sp. BG4 genomic sequence TCCTCTGGTGGGGTGGCGCCGGCAATTCGACCGAACACACCGCGTGGCTCAACCTACAGCGCGGCATCCCGGCTCCGGCATCCGGCTCGATCGAGGTCAATGGCGCGACCGTCGCCGAGCAGATCGGCGCACAAATCTTCATCGACGGCTGGGCTCTGGTTTCGCCGGGCAACCCGGCACAGGCCGCAAAGCTGGCGCGCGCTGCCGGTTCCGTCAGCCATGACGGCGAAGCCGTCAACGCCGCCGTGCTCTGGGCGGCGATGGAGGCGGAAGCCTTCGTCAGCAAGGATGTGAACCACCTGCTCGACACCGGCCTTGCCCATATCCCCAAGGACAGCCTGATCGCCAAGCTGGTCGGCGATATCCGCAACTGGGCCTCCGGCAACGAAGACTGGGAAGCGACGCGCCAGAAGATCGAGGACAATTACGGCTACGACAAATATCCCGGCAACTGCCATGTCGTGCCGAACCACGCGCTGATGATCATGGCGCTGCTGCATGCCCCGCACGATTTTCAACGCGGCCAGATGATCGTCAACACCTCCGGCTGGGATACCGATTGCAACGCCGGCAACCTCGGATGCCTGCATGGCATCATGCTCGGCCTTGACGGCCTGGATGCCGGTCCCGACTGGCGCGGTCCGGTTGCCGACCGTCTCTACATGTCGACCGCCGATGGCGGCCGCTCGATCTCCGATGCTGCCGATATCTCTCTGTGGCTCGCCAATCTCGGTCGCAAGCTCGCAGACGAGACGGCAAAGCCGGCGCCGAAGAACGGTGCGAAATTCCACTTCGCGCTGCCGGGCTCCGTCCAGGGCTTCCGCCCGCAGGCCGGCCAGACTGCCCTCGACGGCCTCAAGGTCATCGGCACCGGTTCGGCTCTGGCGATCGACTATCTGGCGCTGGCGCCAGGCCGCGAGGCTGCGGCAACCACGCCGGTCTTCACGCCGCACGAAGTCACCAAGATGCGCACCTACGATCTGGTCGCCAGCCCGCGCATTCACGCCGGTCAGACGCTGCGCGCAACGCTTTCGGCAGAAGCCGGAAACAGCGGCACGGTGGAGGCCAAGCTCCGCATCCGCCACTATGACGGCAGCGACAACCTCGTCGATGTCGACATGCCCGCCGGCAAGCTTCTCGGCCCCGGCGGTTCGGCGACGCTCGAATGGACGGTTCCCTCGACCGGCCACCAGCCGATCGCCGAAATCGGCGTCGTGCTGAGTGCCCCGCAGGGCCGTGCCAACGGCCGCGTGCTCGTCGATACCGTCACCTGGGACGGTTGCCCGGATGTCACCTTCCGTCGTCCCGAAGACGGTGGCGATTTCTGGCGCCGCGCCTGGGTCAGCAACGTGCATTTCTTCTCGAAGAACTTCCCGCAGGATTTCCGCATCAGCCAGAACCGCGGCGAAGGCATGATCCTGCAGGGCACGCGCGACTGGACGGACTATGCGATCGAAGCCGACATGATGCTGCATCTCGGCGACCACGGCGGCCTGGTGATCCGCGCCGAAGGCCAGCGCCGCTACTATGCGGCCCAGGTGACGCGTCAGGGGCAGTTGCAGATCGTCTGCCGCAAGGACGAAAAGCAGACCGTGCTCGCCTCCGCGCCGCTTCGCGTCGAGTTCGAGACACGCTTCACGATGAAGTTCTCGGCCAAGGGCGGCAAGCTCTCGGTGAAGATCGGCGATACCGTGGTCGAGGCCAATGACCAGACTTTTGCCGGCGGTTCCGCCGGCCTGATCATCCACGAGGGCGCCCTGTCGGCCACGCGCATCCATATCGGCGCGGCATAAGGAGGACTTCATGGCAAGCGTCACGATCGACAAGGTCGCCAAGCGTTTCGGCAGCGCCGAGGTCATCCACGGCATCGACGCGGCGATCGGCGACGGCGAATTCGTCGTCCTGGTCGGGCCGTCGGGTTGCGGCAAGTCTACCCTGCTGCGGATGATCGCCGGGCTTGAGGATATTTCCGGCGGTACGATCTCGATCGGCGGAAAGGTGGTCAACACCCTGCCGCCGAAGAGCCGCGACATCTCGATGGTCTTCCAGAACTATGCGCTCTACCCGCATATGACCGTCGAGGAAAACATGGCCTTCTCGCTGACGCTCGCCGGCGCCAGCAAGGCCGAGAAGCAGAAGAAGGTCCGCGAGGCCGCTGAGATACTCGGCCTGGAGAGCCTGCTGCAGCGCAAGCCGAAGGCGCTTTCCGGCGGCCAGCGCCAGCGCGTCGCCATGGGCCGCTCGATCGTCCGCAATCCGCAGGTCTTCCTGTTCGACGAGCCGCTCTCCAATCTCGACGCCAAGCTGCGCGTCCAGATGCGCGGCGAGATCAAGAGCCTGCACCGGCGTTTGGGAACGACGATGGTCTATGTGACGCATGACCAGGTCGAGGCGATGACCATGGCCGACCGTATCGTCGTCATGCAGGCCGGGCGCATCGAGCAGATCGGTACGCCGCTGGAGCTTTACGACCGGCCGGCAAACGCCTTCGTCGCGCAGTTCATCGGCTCGCCCGCGATGAACCTGTTCCCGGCAACCGTATCCGCCGGACAGCTGGTGCTGCAGGGCGGACAGGCTTCCGGTCTCACCGCGCCGGCCGGCGTGAAAGACGGCCAGAAGCTGCTCATCGGCAAGCGCCCGGAAGAAATCGCCCTCGGCCCGGAAGGGTCGCTCGAGGCCACCGTCGAGAATATCGAGCCGACCGGTTCCGAAACCTTCCTCGAGCTGAAGCTCGGCAGCCAGTTGGTCTCGGCGGTTCTGCGCGAGCGGCCTTGGTTCCAGGTCGGCAGCAGCCAGAAACTGTCGCTATCGAAGGGTGCGATCCATGTCTTCGATGCCGATAGCGGCCAGCGGATCGGCTGACGGCGTCAGCGGCGCCCGTCGCCGGGGATCGCCGAGGTGATCAGCAGATCAGCGTCATATTGTTTGATATAGACGCCCGGAAGCTCGATCTTGGCAAGGATCAGCGGCGGATCCGGATCCTGCGGCGGCAACAGGCCGCCCTGGGCCCAGATCGCCTTCAGCTGGTCGCGCGGGACCGGAGCGAGATTGACGTCGATATCGGTGAGCGTTCCCGGCACTCGATAGGGACAGCGCCGCTTCGAGCAGTTCGCCGCCGAGGAGAACTGCCAGAGGAAATATTGCTGCCAGTTTCCCATCGGGAAGACGCCATCGACGCCGGGCTTGTAACGCGCATACCAGATCGGCAGCCGTGACAGGATGCGGTAGGTCTGCCGGTAGGCGGCAATATAGCGGGCGGTCACATGATTGGTGTAGAGGATCGGATAGCGGCCGGTCCGGGCGCGGATATGCCCCGCGAAGATCTGCGCATCGGCGAGCGACATATACTGCTCGCCATCGAGCCCTTCGAGGTCGAGCACCATCAGATCGTCGGGGCCGGGCTCCGCATAGTCGAGAAAATGGTTTGCCTGGTCGATCGGATTGCCGGGCCGCGCCAGATGGTAGGCGCCCCATAGCAGCCCGCTCTGCTTGGCGATGAATTTGCGCGTCTGGTAGAGCTCGCGGCTCACCGCATATTTGCGCCACATCGTCTTGCAATGGGCGGTCGTATCGCCGCGATGCTCGCCGCTGCAATCGAACACTTCAGGCAGGCCGTCCGATGCCTTGGAGATCACGCCGGCAATCCGCTTGTCGGTGAGCAGAGCCTGCCAGTCGATCGGGTTCATCTCATAGGCGTCGACGACAAGTGCCGCGTCGGGGCTGTTCCAGGGAGCCGGATCGCGGGCGCAGGCTCCGGAAGCGGCGAGCCAGAAGCAGGCCGCGATCAGATATGCAAACATCGATATATGCGACAGCCGCATCGATCGCCCTCTGCCTCGCATCATGTTTATATTAGCTGATTCTTGCGCGAAGCTGCGCAAGGCGTGGCGCATCGAGGCTGGCGGGTAGAACGCCTACCACTTTCGGCCAGATTGCCGATCGAGCCCCGCGCGAGCATATCCAACTGGCTATGGTGGGCAGGACAGATGACCGCCACCAAAGGCGGGGCCCGTTGAACCGGAATTCGGCGGGCCTCACTTCCTCAGCGCCCGAGCGCAACACGCGAATTTCGCACCGTCCATCCACCCGATCGCCCCCACATCCCGGCCCGCCACGAAAGTTGCGTCACGGCAGTGTCACGCGACAGGCCAAATGCTTTGTGGTTATGTCCCGGCGCCGAGGGGCTGTGGGGGCCTCTCTCAATCCGAAAATCCGATGACGGGCTCGCCTTCGTATCGCGTGGCGGGCTCAAGACTTTTTTGTCGTGGCAGGGCAGTGCAGCGTGAGGAGGCACATATGTCCAGTACCAACGCCTTCATTACGGAACTGATCCGGGCCGCAAACCAGATCGACAGATTGAGCCATACCGACGCCCGGGGACTGATCCTCAGGGCCGTCACGATGATCCGCGACATGCGCACGCGGGTCGGCATGCCCAACAACAGCAGCTATGACACCGTGTTCGATCTCCTGAAGATCGCGTCATCGCCGGAGCGGCACCAGCTTTCGGAACTCGCCCGGGCACTGCTGATGGCGGCAGACATGCTGCGTACCCTCTATCTCGTGGTGGATAGCAGCCCCGAGATCACCGTGGCCGGGATCACGCAATCCCGGTGATGCCTCAGCGTTTATCTGCATAGTCGCTGCGGACGATGCCGTGGCGCTGCAGCTTGTCGTAGAAGGTCTTGCGGGGAATGCCGAGCGCCGCAATCGTCTGCTGCACATTGCCGCCGAAGGAGGTCAGCGTCTCCCGGATGATGCCGGCTTCGTAGCGGTCCAGCCGCTCCGGGAGCGGTGTGCCCTCGCCGGTAACCGGTTCGATCTCCGTAACCGGTTCCGGCGGCTGCATGCCGAGCACCGCGCGTTCGGCGAAATGGGAGAGCTCGCGGACATTGCCCGGCCAGTCATGTTCCCTGAGATGCCGGGCAATGGCGGGTGTCAGCGATGGAATATCGCGCTCGAAGCGGCGGGCGGCGCGTTCGGCGAAATAGGTGAAGAGCAGCGGGATATCGTCGCGCCGTTCGCGGAGCGGCGGGATGGCCAGCGTCACGACATTCAGCCGGTAATAGAGATCCTCGCGAAAGCTCTGGCGCTGCGAGGGATCGCCGAGATCGACCTTGGCGGCGGCGACGACGCGCAGGTCGACCGGGCGGACCTCATTGGTGCCGAGCGGCGTGACCTGCCGCATCTCCAGGACGCGCAGCATCTGCACCTGTGTCGAAAGCGGCATGCTCTCGATCTCGTCGAGAAACAGCGTGCCGCCGCTCGAATGCTCGATGCGCCCGACGCGCTTCTTCTGCGCGCCGGTAAAGGCGCCCGGCTCATGGCCGAAGAGCTCGCTTTCGATGATCTGCTCCGGCAGCGCGCCGCAGTTCAGCGCCACGAAATTGCCCTTGGCGCGGCGGCTCCAGCCATGCAGCAGGCTCGCGACCACTTCCTTGCCGCTGCCGGTCTCGCCGGTGACGAGCACGTCGACATCGGTATCGGCGATCTGCCGCAGCATGTGGCGCAACCGTTCCATGACGGGCGTCTGGCCAATCAGCGGCATGCCCTGCTCCGCCTGCTGCGCCGCCTCCCTAAGGCTGCGATTTTCGATAACGAGCGCCCGCTTCTCAGCCGCCCGGCGCACGCATTGAACGAGACGCTCGGTCGCGAAGGGCTTTGCGATGAAATCATAGACGCCGTCCTGGATCGCCTTGACGGCCATCGGGATATCGCCGTGGCCGGTCATCAGGATGACCGGCAGTTCGTGATCCATCTGCCGGATGCGCTGGAACAGCTGCAAGCCGTCAAGGCCGGGCATCCTGATATCGGAGACGACCACGCCAGCGAAATTCTGCTCGATCCTGCCGAGCGCCTCGGCGGCCGACGAAAAACGGCTGACCTCGAAGCCCGCGAGCTCCAGCGTCTGGCCGGTCGCGCGCAGCAGATCCTTGTCGTCGTCGATCAGGAAGACCGGGGTTGGGCTGCTCATGTCGAAGCCTTCTTGAGATGGACGATAAAGCGTGTAACGGCCGGGCCGCTCTCGACCTCGATACTGCCGCCATAGTCCGAAACGATATCCTTGGAGATGACGAGACCGAGGCCGAGGCCCTTTTCCTTGGAGGAGTTGAAGGGTTCGAACAGCGCCTCGAGAATATCGGAAGCAATGCCCGGTCCGTTATCGGCAACCGCTATGGCGATATCCTCGCCGGCGGCGGTCACGGCCACATCCACGCGCCCGCCATCCTGTGCCTCCACGGCTTCCAGCGCATTCTGGAAGAGGTTGATGAAGACCTGTTCCAGCCGCAGCCGGTTGCCCATCACACTCAGCCCTTCGGCGACGGGGGCGACGGCGAGCATATCCAGCCTGCCGGTGAAGCGGCTGCGGAGCAGCATCAAGGCACCCTCGATCACCTCACCGACAGCGACCGGCTCGGCCACCGCCCTGCCCCGCCGCGCGAGCGCCTTCAGATCCTCGGTGATGGTGCCGATCCGCTCGGTCAGGCCGGCGATCAGCTCGAGATTTTCAATCACCGGCGCCACCTGCTGGCGCTCCAGATAGACCTTCGAATTGTCGGCATAGGCGCGGATCGTTGCGACGGGCTGGTTGATCTCGTGAGCAACCCCGGCGGCGACCTGGCCGAGAATGGCAAGCCGGTTGGCCTGGACGAGATCCTGCTGCACGGACTGCAGACGCGCATCGGTCTCGCGATGCCTTACGATTTCGGCCTGAAGATTGTCGCGGGTCTCGCTGAGATCGCGCGTCCGCTCAGCAACCCGCCGCTCCAACTCCTCGCGTGCCGCCTCCTGGCGCACGATGGTCATCAATGCCGCCTCGCGGCGGCGCAGCCAGATGGCCGCGATTGCGATAGCCGTCAGCAGCAGCAGCGCCGCGACCAGCAGAGCCTCGCGGATGGCCGCGGCCACCGGAATTTCGACCGGTAACAGGTACTCGAAAGTCCAGTTTGTCGAGGGCACCGGCGTCATGATCTTGAGATAGGTGGCGGCGCGGCCGCCTGGGAGAATGGCGCGGATCAACCCGGCATCGGCGCCGAATGCCTTCTCCTCCTGAAACGGCAGCGGCAGGAGCGGCGCATCGCCGAACTGCAGGCTTTCGCGGATCGCCGCGAGGCCATCGGGCGACAGCGCCTCTGTCGTCATGAAACGCCAGGAGGGAATGCTGGTGATCAGCACGACATTGTGATTGTCGACGACGAAGGCCGGGCGTTGCGTATCGCTCCAGTCGCTCTCCAACTGGTCGAATTCCATCTTGACGACGACGACGCCTAGCGGCGCAGAGGCCGGCCCGATGCGGTGCGAAATGTAGAGGCCCGGGCGCTTGCTGACCGAGCCGAGTGCAAAATGCTCGGCCATGCCCTCGCGCATACCGCGGGTGAAATAGTTGCGGAACGTGTAGTCGTTGCCGACGAAACTGGTCGCCTCGTGCCAGTTGCTCGCCGACACCGCGATGCCGTCGGCGCCGACGACATAGATCACCGCGGCGTTGGTGCCGTTGACCAGATCCTCGAGCTTGCGGCTCAGCGCATCCTTCTTCTCCGGCCCCGGCGTTGTCAGCGCATCCTCGACATCGCGGTCGCGCGACAGGAGCAACGGCAGCGCTCGGGGCCGCTCCAACACGGCCTGCAGCAGCGCCACTTTCAGGTTGGCATCGGTGCGCCCCTGCTGCTCCAGCGCGGCGAGCGCGGCCGAACGGCCGTAGATCGCGGCGGCTGTCAGCGCGGCTGCCGCGATCAAGGCCGAGATCAGAGCGAAGACAATCCACGTCCGGCGAATGCCGAGCCGCAGGCGCGCTTCTTCAGTCCGTGGAAGAGCAAGAGACATCGCAGATACTGAGCATAAATCCGCACTTTCTTCAAATCAAATCGTGCGGAATTACGCACAATATCTAACCGCGCGTTATATGGCCAGACAGACAACGCAACAAAAACATGACGTTACCTGTCAGTGTCGAGTTTGGCACGCCGATTGCTGTTCCCTTAGCGATGAAACGCAATTCGCCCGGGAGAGCCAGGATCCCTTGGTTGGGCGACATGGAGGATAACATGGACATTGCACACCAGGACACGCAGCCGCGTGCACCACTGCCGTTCTACCGGCATCTCTACGTACAGGTCATCGCCGCCATCGTGGCCGGCATCCTGCTCGGCCACTTCTATCCCGATACCGGCACCGCGCTGAAGCCGCTCGGCGATGCCTTTATCAAGCTCGTGAAGATGATCATCGCACCTGTCATCTTCCTGACCGTCGCCACCGGCATCGCTGGCATGTCGGATCTGAAGAAGGTCGGCCGCGTCGCCGGCAAGGCGATGATCTACTTCCTCGTGTTCTCGACGCTGGCGCTTGCCGTCGGCATGTTGATCGCCAACGTTCTGCAGCCGGGCGCCGGCATGCATATCTCGGCCGCTTCGCTGGATGCCAATGCCGTCTCCAGCTACGCCAGCAAGGCGCATGACGCGACGATCACCGGCTTCCTGATGAACATCATCCCGGATACGATCGTCGGCGCCTTCGCGCAGGGCGATATCCTGCAGGTTCTGTTCTTCTCGGTGCTCTTCGGTATCGCGCTCGGCATGGTCGGCGACCGCGGCAAGCCGGTGCTCGATTTCCTCAACGCCCTGACCGCCCCGATCTTCCGCCTCGTCGCCATCCTGATGAAGGCCGCCCCAATCGGCGCATTCGGCGCCATGGCCTTCACCATCGGTAAATACGGTATCGGCTCGATTGCCAATCTCGCCTTCCTGATCGGCACCTTCTACGTGACGTCGCTGCTCTTCGTCATCGTCGTGCTCGGCGCCGTTGCCAAGTATAATGGTTTCTCGATCTTCGCGC encodes the following:
- a CDS encoding ADP-ribosylglycohydrolase family protein, which encodes MPIPADYTNRVYAGVLGKLIGVYLGRPFENWRYKDILEKLGPITYYVHDRLGDPLVVTDDDVAGTFTFPRALDDYGISPDLSAEDIGKAWLNYIIEERSILWWGGAGNSTEHTAWLNLQRGIPAPASGSIEVNGATVAEQIGAQIFIDGWALVSPGNPAQAAKLARAAGSVSHDGEAVNAAVLWAAMEAEAFVSKDVNHLLDTGLAHIPKDSLIAKLVGDIRNWASGNEDWEATRQKIEDNYGYDKYPGNCHVVPNHALMIMALLHAPHDFQRGQMIVNTSGWDTDCNAGNLGCLHGIMLGLDGLDAGPDWRGPVADRLYMSTADGGRSISDAADISLWLANLGRKLADETAKPAPKNGAKFHFALPGSVQGFRPQAGQTALDGLKVIGTGSALAIDYLALAPGREAAATTPVFTPHEVTKMRTYDLVASPRIHAGQTLRATLSAEAGNSGTVEAKLRIRHYDGSDNLVDVDMPAGKLLGPGGSATLEWTVPSTGHQPIAEIGVVLSAPQGRANGRVLVDTVTWDGCPDVTFRRPEDGGDFWRRAWVSNVHFFSKNFPQDFRISQNRGEGMILQGTRDWTDYAIEADMMLHLGDHGGLVIRAEGQRRYYAAQVTRQGQLQIVCRKDEKQTVLASAPLRVEFETRFTMKFSAKGGKLSVKIGDTVVEANDQTFAGGSAGLIIHEGALSATRIHIGAA
- the ugpC gene encoding sn-glycerol-3-phosphate ABC transporter ATP-binding protein UgpC; this encodes MASVTIDKVAKRFGSAEVIHGIDAAIGDGEFVVLVGPSGCGKSTLLRMIAGLEDISGGTISIGGKVVNTLPPKSRDISMVFQNYALYPHMTVEENMAFSLTLAGASKAEKQKKVREAAEILGLESLLQRKPKALSGGQRQRVAMGRSIVRNPQVFLFDEPLSNLDAKLRVQMRGEIKSLHRRLGTTMVYVTHDQVEAMTMADRIVVMQAGRIEQIGTPLELYDRPANAFVAQFIGSPAMNLFPATVSAGQLVLQGGQASGLTAPAGVKDGQKLLIGKRPEEIALGPEGSLEATVENIEPTGSETFLELKLGSQLVSAVLRERPWFQVGSSQKLSLSKGAIHVFDADSGQRIG
- a CDS encoding GH25 family lysozyme; translation: MFAYLIAACFWLAASGACARDPAPWNSPDAALVVDAYEMNPIDWQALLTDKRIAGVISKASDGLPEVFDCSGEHRGDTTAHCKTMWRKYAVSRELYQTRKFIAKQSGLLWGAYHLARPGNPIDQANHFLDYAEPGPDDLMVLDLEGLDGEQYMSLADAQIFAGHIRARTGRYPILYTNHVTARYIAAYRQTYRILSRLPIWYARYKPGVDGVFPMGNWQQYFLWQFSSAANCSKRRCPYRVPGTLTDIDVNLAPVPRDQLKAIWAQGGLLPPQDPDPPLILAKIELPGVYIKQYDADLLITSAIPGDGRR
- a CDS encoding sigma-54 dependent transcriptional regulator, with protein sequence MSSPTPVFLIDDDKDLLRATGQTLELAGFEVSRFSSAAEALGRIEQNFAGVVVSDIRMPGLDGLQLFQRIRQMDHELPVILMTGHGDIPMAVKAIQDGVYDFIAKPFATERLVQCVRRAAEKRALVIENRSLREAAQQAEQGMPLIGQTPVMERLRHMLRQIADTDVDVLVTGETGSGKEVVASLLHGWSRRAKGNFVALNCGALPEQIIESELFGHEPGAFTGAQKKRVGRIEHSSGGTLFLDEIESMPLSTQVQMLRVLEMRQVTPLGTNEVRPVDLRVVAAAKVDLGDPSQRQSFREDLYYRLNVVTLAIPPLRERRDDIPLLFTYFAERAARRFERDIPSLTPAIARHLREHDWPGNVRELSHFAERAVLGMQPPEPVTEIEPVTGEGTPLPERLDRYEAGIIRETLTSFGGNVQQTIAALGIPRKTFYDKLQRHGIVRSDYADKR
- a CDS encoding ATP-binding protein, translated to MSLALPRTEEARLRLGIRRTWIVFALISALIAAAALTAAAIYGRSAALAALEQQGRTDANLKVALLQAVLERPRALPLLLSRDRDVEDALTTPGPEKKDALSRKLEDLVNGTNAAVIYVVGADGIAVSASNWHEATSFVGNDYTFRNYFTRGMREGMAEHFALGSVSKRPGLYISHRIGPASAPLGVVVVKMEFDQLESDWSDTQRPAFVVDNHNVVLITSIPSWRFMTTEALSPDGLAAIRESLQFGDAPLLPLPFQEEKAFGADAGLIRAILPGGRAATYLKIMTPVPSTNWTFEYLLPVEIPVAAAIREALLVAALLLLTAIAIAAIWLRRREAALMTIVRQEAAREELERRVAERTRDLSETRDNLQAEIVRHRETDARLQSVQQDLVQANRLAILGQVAAGVAHEINQPVATIRAYADNSKVYLERQQVAPVIENLELIAGLTERIGTITEDLKALARRGRAVAEPVAVGEVIEGALMLLRSRFTGRLDMLAVAPVAEGLSVMGNRLRLEQVFINLFQNALEAVEAQDGGRVDVAVTAAGEDIAIAVADNGPGIASDILEALFEPFNSSKEKGLGLGLVISKDIVSDYGGSIEVESGPAVTRFIVHLKKAST
- a CDS encoding dicarboxylate/amino acid:cation symporter yields the protein MDIAHQDTQPRAPLPFYRHLYVQVIAAIVAGILLGHFYPDTGTALKPLGDAFIKLVKMIIAPVIFLTVATGIAGMSDLKKVGRVAGKAMIYFLVFSTLALAVGMLIANVLQPGAGMHISAASLDANAVSSYASKAHDATITGFLMNIIPDTIVGAFAQGDILQVLFFSVLFGIALGMVGDRGKPVLDFLNALTAPIFRLVAILMKAAPIGAFGAMAFTIGKYGIGSIANLAFLIGTFYVTSLLFVIVVLGAVAKYNGFSIFALIRYIKEELLLVLGTSSSEAALPGLMQKMERAGCKRSVVGLVIPTGYSFNLDGTNIYMTLAALFIAQATDTPLSFGDQILLLLVAMLSSKGAAGITGAGFITLAATLSVVPSVPVAGMALILGIDRFMSECRALTNFVGNAVATIVVARWENELDTKMLASALSGQIPEEQVPALQAAE